AAGCTAAAACACTGCTCACATCAAATCATTTAacttcccttctttttttctttggtctTACATTACAGGGCGTCACTTGAGTATTTTACTACTCATATGGATTTGGTTCAAAGACAGCAACAAGCAATTCAACAAAGGAAAGCTATAAAAAAAGGTCTGCAGTCAGATAAAGATTGGACAGGAGATGGTTTTGTGAAAGAGTCTGAGAGTATGGTTTCTAATTGACATGTAAAAACTCGAGCTATCCCTCTCGGATATGACTAGAAAAATGGTTTTACTGGTGTTTCTTCTGATTTGAAAGAACTGAATTCATGAAAACATGCACTTTACTTGCTTATTTCTCCTGCAAATCGAGTTTTGGATTCGAAATTTCAGTCCTGTATCATATTGAATGACTGACTGGAGGAAAGTACTCTATTTCTTGACGGATATATAGAAGTGTCTTTTGTATTAGCTCTACTCAATTTAGATCATTACTGGAGTTTTGATCAACTAAAGATGAGGTGGAAGGTTCATGGTGATCAGGTGTAGCAGCATCTGATAAGATTAAGCTCCCTGAGTTGTGATTGCATGCCATTGATGAAAGCTATTGTTAAttcctactactactactatcaTCCTCCATATCTCCAACAGTACTCAAAAACCAATCTGTGCTTACCATATTTAATGGGCTGAGCCCGTGAAATTATAGCTCTTAGTGATTTATGCAGAACCTTGAAAACTTATCCTACAAACTAATTGAAAATGATAAGCATCCCAGTAATTCTTTTGTCCTAAGATATTCCAAATGATGAGATGGACGCACCTCATCTATGTGAATATGAGAcccacatgattcatatgaaatcgtgtgcgtccATCATAACATTTAGAATAGCTTGGACAAAAATCCGCTAACTGTTGCAAACCATTGCAGCAACATGCATTATTGAAAGAATGTATAGACCACACCAACTTCAAGACAATCCTTAAAACACCTCAAAAACTCATCATGTAGGACTAAACTGTGACAACATTCATTCAGAGTATAACATCTGTGTTGTGTTGATTGTTTATATTGTATAGACCATACCAACCTCCACAAGAGCTGCATGAGGAATGTTCAATGCAACTGGATGGGCTCGGCAATTCTGATCGCAGACAACGTAAGTCTTGATTAGAAACTGCTTCAAGAAGCTCGAGCCTTGACGAACGGTTAGATGAGACCGGCCTAGCAAATATGCAGTACCACTCTCTCTGGCATCAATTAGTTCTTGTAGCTCCTGCCTGACGAATACGTTCATTTTAGGACGATTTTCAGGCAATGTAAATCgtaccttcttctttcttcggACAGGAGTTTCATTGTTCGCCACGCTTGTAGTTCCCACATCTGAGCAAGTATCCTGTACAGGAATTATGGCATTTCCCTCCGGAGATGGCTTTCCAACCACAATCATTCTTCCTTCAGGGGAGACTAGTGattcaaaatcattttcttcCTGGGAAATGAATTCTGCAATCGAACGAATAATCTGCTCCTCAAAATCATCTGTGTCCCGAATACGATCACAATACCCGTATCTCACAATGCATCGAAAGATTTTATACGTCTTGGCACCAACCCGGCCTATAAGATAACGTCGACTTGGGGGCACATGAGGGACAGGTAAAGACTTGAAGGACACAAAGATCAGTACTTGATGAAATGCAGGAAGATTTGTAATGAAATGTGAGAAGAAAGCTGGGATTCCTGTCACTATATCAGTAAAGATGAAACCGATTCCGGGTACTCTTGCAACTCCAAGGCCTGGACTATAGTCTGTGAGCCATTCTGTAGATACCTTGTTTTGCAAATCAAGCTCGTACTTCTTCATAGTTCCATAATGCCATGCAAGCATGATTGTCAAGGACAATgccacaaacacaaacaaagaCCAGGCGCCTTTGTGAAAATTTAACATGCATGCTGATAGGTAAATGGCTTCCACAAAGCCAAAGAAGAGTAAGAAGCACAAAGAGACCAACCAACTCTTCTCCCAGTATAAAGCAATCACAAGTGACATCAGAAAAGATGTGACTAGCATTCCGGAAACAATTGCTAAGCCTGTGGATCATTTAACCGATATGTGTGAGACAAGCCTATAAGGACAAGATTATTAAACAATTTATTACTTATTAGTTTTCTCTAATTCTAATGATTGCGTGACATCTTTGTAAGTAAGCTGACATTGTATTTTTCAGATTTCTAACATCATAAATAAAGAACAAGATATGAAAACGTACCAGCTGCATTACCAATCCGCACAGCATCATGGAAACCAATTGTAACACAGAGACTAAGGACCATCAATAGCCAGTTGACATCTGGAATATAAACTTGACCATTAAGTTTATCTGATGTATGTATAACTTTTACTCGGGGAAAACAACCAAGTGCCAGACACTGATTTATGATGGAGAAACTTCCCGTTAAACTTGCTTGGCTTCCTACGACTGAAGCAAGAAGTGAGAGCACTACGAAGACATGGCGTGCAAGTTCTGCGCTTCCCATGCATTTCAAGAGTGAGAATAAAACAATCTTATGAAAAAGTAGCCGTCAAAAAAATGGAATAGCAACTGAATAGCTTACTAGGTACAGATCGACTGAGATGATtgaaatcttcaaaattttcatagtTCTTGGAAATAAATGCAGCTTGACCCGCATAGCACAGAATTAGAATTGGATAAATCAAGGACACAAACACAATCTGCAGCacacacaatggacaaaactcTTCTTATTTGTACAAAGCACACTTCATTTGAAAGCAACAGAATACTATTGATTCCGATACCTGGAGTGGCTTTCTTGAAAAATGACCTAAATCTGCAAACATAGCCTCTGTTCCTGTGAAGTAGATGGAGTATGGAGTGGTCAAACAACGCGTTTATTACTAAAACCAAGCATATTTCAAGGGAAGGGAGTTAATTGATAGGAACATGAGAAAATGTCTCAGTTCAACACGCCAGAACTTCAACCTGCACTTACCTGCAATGCACAAAAGGATGCTCCCCAATGACCTCCAACTTCTTTTGTCAATATTTCTGAtgaatctatacatatatactggGGAGATTGCAGAAATGATTTTGGGTTCACATTGCACTATATTATGTATGCCTACTCCACCAATGAATAAGAGCCATACGATGATAATTGGAGCAAACATAAAGCCTATTTTATGGGTCCCATAGTGCTGGAGTGTAAAAAGGCACACCAATATGGCACAGGCAAACGGAACTGGGACATCTGACTCGAGGGAAAAAAACACGAACACCAGTTTTAGGGTCAGTGAACGCTTTAAGAGACACGTGAGAATGATTCAAAATGCATTTGATTGAGAATATTGTACAAccataaaaaatcataaaaaggcGATGAGAGACAGAAAAGCAAGAACATTCATATtaccaaaatcaaagaaatctaCACTGGGAATAGAGTGCTTACACTTATTCAGGTCTTCTGCGATAAGGTCCTGCTCTTTTGGTGAAGAGGAAACTGGAAAGAGCCACAAGACACAGACACCTTATTAATTAATGTGTTCTCGATAAAATGGGTTCCACGGAAtgaagaaaatcatgcaactttgttttttcttgttcatCAGTGAGAGAGCTTACATATATCTGCCATATCGGCTAATGATCGCTGAAGACCTGATGAAGCAGATAACACTggcaaggagaaagaaaaacgaATATAAATCACTCAAGCTAAATGGTTACTATCATGCGAGGAAAAGACAAACGCAAATTGTATCAAATTATCAACAGATATAATCGGAAGGTGATGGGACTGTCATACCAGAAATAGCTGGGGTAAGCACTGCATCACCAATCATCATGCAAGCACCAAACAGGGCCGATAGCAGCATCAAATAATGACtagttttattgttttctattgCTCTTCTAGCCCTCGTTTCCTTCTTGATCCTAAAAGGGCTTCCAGCCTCATAATGCATAACCTTGTTAGCATTTCTATCATTAGGAAGCAGGCCAACTTTAGCATGCCTGCACAATAATGAGTACAGCGCAAATGGACCACCTGCACAAATAAAAGACGACTAAAATTCATGTTCCAATCCTATCAAAGGATAACTTTAAAAATCATGGTTATTTGTAACCAACTAACCATTACCTTCTCCATCATCATCGGCTCTCAATACAATTATGGCATACTTTAGCAAGGTAACGATTGTCAGAGTCCAGAAAATAAAAGATAAGTATTGATATGCAGAATCAGACGATGTGAATTCTTCTACAGGAATCGTGCCATAGACATATAAGGGAGCAGTGCTTAAGCGACCAAAAACTACTCCAAGGCTTTGGAAAGACAAAAGGAGTGTATGCTTCTGCATTTGtacaaaactaaaattatttcaagAAACTCAGATCACATGGTAACAATAGAAATATTGCACTGCAGTTTTTGCAGTAGACGGACAAATTAATAGATTTTAGTGATAGAGAATAAAACAAGCAAGGTCAAGAAAACTGAATCTTGATGCCTTCTTCCAACAGGTTTCGCCGAATTGTCAGCAAAATAAGTATTAATCTCATCTACCAGTGCCACAATTAACCTTGGatcaagaataagaagaagaaaaagcaaTAGTTTTTCCAGCAGAACACACAAAGTGACATCTGGTTagagaaacaaatcaaacaacacCAAATTAGGCAACTTTATCATATGTAAGAGCTCTTCATACTACAATACAAGAAAACCCTTAAGAACAAAATATATTCAGTCCATCTATTCCACAAGTTCAGACCCTCAATCGATCAGCTATCTTCAATATCAGTGCATGTGATTTGAAGAAACAATCTAATCCTAAATCTTGCATCCACAATTGAAAAGGGCTTCATTGGCAACTGAGATTCGAAGTCTATTTCATACAATTTGGGGAAAGAAAACACTGGAAAATTTTACATAAAAAACAAACCCATGAAGAAAGAACTGTAAGAAATGAATCAAACGTACAAGCAAAGTCATGTTTTCCCCAAACTAGAAAGAAAAGTTACCTTAAACCCATCAAGCGAGGGACTTGAAGTTAGTTCAGGATCCATTAACAGATGAACAGAGAGAGCAATAGACTGAGTGACAATAGAGAGAGTcagagataaaaaaagaaaaaagaaaagaaaagacagaAGATTAAATGGACCAGCGATTGCGTCTATGCTTCATAAATTCTATCACAGTGAAGAAGAGAGAGCGACGGAGAGATACAGAAATCATAAAAGTCAATACATTTCCATTTCCTTGTTCTCTTGTTCATTCTGCTGGTTTTTTGCATTAATAATTCTTCTTGCTGGAGAGTTGTGTTTTCTCCATATTTTTCAACGGTTTTTCAAtgttaaatatgatttttttttattatcatattaattaattgctTAATTATATATAGTAGAGAGTGTATGCCGGAATAACAAGGACGGCTTGGGATTTTTAACATtcttaaaataagaaaaatatttttttgtgtatcctaataaataattattagatTCAAATCCATAAAGAGTCTCTCCGCATGTATGTCggaaatgatgcatatatatattctcGATCCCACCCATTATgatgatgcatatatatatcttgtATGTTCACGACCTCATCCATCAATCAccatcatatcatatatatatatatattcttgatCCCACCCATTATGATGATGCATATACATATCTTGTATGTTCACGTCCCCACCCATCAATCACCATGAAACGTTTGTTCACCACAGTTTTAACTTTTTACCTTAATAAATGATGGAAAATGATTATGAATGTTTATATGAACAGTCAAAGCAATtaatgaaaattatttattaattaatttatgcaTCCAAATCACATGCCTTTCCGTTGAAAAGTTGGGATCGGTGTGATTGGTCCACGTGTTAACACTCTTTTTTCGTTAGAGGGTTCGTTTGGAGAGAGAGTTCGGTGTTTGAAATTTTGTAGTGTAATTCGATATTGTCTGGTGTTTGTAAATTCTTAGGTTATTTTTGTGGCACTGATTTTAACATTTATTATCTTGGAATGAAATGTAGGAGTTTCaactcttttttaaaaaaaaaaacagagagagatgaTTTCAATGATAAACGAAGAATAAAATTCCTTTTGTTTATCAATTTTAGACCATGCGAAATTAGGGTTGGGAAGGTTCtgcataaaatgaaaaataataaatatatattttattaaccGAGAATGGTATCATACAAGCTTGTTCTTTGTACATTCTATATGGGAACAAGTCTCTCCAATGTAAGTTTGGTGGTATTGGAAGAGATACCGAGTGGCGAAGGGGTTAAGTCTTTTGTCTTATATCGCCCAAGAGAAGATATGAAGTACaatatataataggtcaaacttccTAAATAATAACAAACGCTTTTCCTGGGCTCAAACTAATATGGGTTGATGCTGAGCCTAGGAAGACAAAGTTGTGCAGATCAGTATGGATTTTGAGTTTCACTCCTAATGACATAGAAAGTTGGCCAAAATCCAATGCATACTCATAAGGGTATTGCATAACCATATGCCTGCAAGGGTATTACTTCTAGTGGGAATCCACCTCAGAACCTTCTTAGTCAGTACATACATATTAATAAGAATTTGATATTTAAATCTCTTTTGGAATTCAAGTAGAAATCCAACCAAAGAAAGACTAACCCCAGTCCCCCTGTTTGCATTAATTTGAATGCATACGTGTGTCGTGTGTATATATGATCTATAGATATATCATAGTGACTAATAACTCTTTAAGAAAAGAAACTGTAGTTGCAATTGGTTCCAACTTTTGAAGTTCTAATTGTAAGAGGATTCCTACTGTAATAACAATTCCtgttgtgtatatacatatatagctaTACATGAGATCAACTATAACAATGTCGTGCttcatcaaaagaagaaaaactataCCCTGTGTTTGAAGAATTTTAAGGTACATGTAAACAAATTCAACCACAAAGTAATTGATGTGTTTTTCTTCTGATAATCAGAAAGTTCAACCTAATCAATGTGTTGTGAGATGATTCTCAGGGGCCGGAAAAGAAAAGCCGAAGAAAAAAAGTCGGCTTTAGATTTCTCTGCAGTTGAAGCAAACCCCATGACTGAAGTTAGCAGCATAGTCCATTCTGGTGTTAGTAGCTATGTTAAAGAGATATACGAAGTTTACAAGCAGACTGAGGTACATATAAATTCTGGGTTTGCTTTAATTTGTGTGAATAATGCTTATACATGACATGGGTTTGTGTTTTTGCTGCTTGTTTCTTGAGAAAACTGTGTGATTTTCCCAGGGAAGTAGTGTGGTTGATGACTACATGAGCAGGCAACCAGAAATCAATGAAGAAAGCAGAGCAATACTTGTGGACTGGTTGAATAAAATTCACACCCATATGTCACAACTAGCACAAGAAACATTCTATCTTACCATCAACATTCTTGATCGGTTCCTCGCGAAAGAAACTGTGAAGATGAATGAGATTAAGTTAGTAGGAATGGCTGCAATGGTTGTCTCCTGCAAATATGATGAAGAAGAGTATCCCAATGTACTCACCATTGAAATCTTTCAACAGATTCAGtattatatacatacttgaGTTCATTATTATTCGCTAAGCGTGCGTTTATATGTGTTGGAATTTTCAGGCCGAGACTTTTCGAGAGGCTCCTGGTATAGAGAACAGCTCAATGGAGAATACTTTCAGTCAAGAACAAATAAATGCCATGGAAGAGAAGATATTGCTCAAACTGAACTGGAAGTTAACGGTTCCAACGCCTTATGTTTTCATCGTTCGATGTCTAAGAGCTTGTTCTGATGGTGATAGTAAGGTTATAAACACAACAGTAAGAGTATCTTTCAATCTTGTAAGTAAGCTTTATGGGAGAATTGAATTTAGTACCTGGTTTTTTCTTGTTGCAGATGAGGAGCTTGATCTTCTATTTAAGTGAACTTTCTATGGCGCATTACGCCACCATTAAGTACTCTCCATCGATGCTTGCTGCGTCTGCAGTCTATGTTGCTCGACGAATGCTAAAACCCCAATGTCAATGGAGCAAAGCACTGGAGGTTCACTCTGGCTATAAGAAAAGACAACTCAAGTACATTCCTCatcctcctctctttttgtcCTGCATTTGCTTAGCGCTCGCTTGGTATTAACTGTTGTGCATCTTTGAGTAGGGACTGTGC
This DNA window, taken from Tripterygium wilfordii isolate XIE 37 chromosome 20, ASM1340144v1, whole genome shotgun sequence, encodes the following:
- the LOC119987055 gene encoding potassium transporter 10-like isoform X1; this translates as MDPELTSSPSLDGFKKHTLLLSFQSLGVVFGRLSTAPLYVYGTIPVEEFTSSDSAYQYLSFIFWTLTIVTLLKYAIIVLRADDDGEGGPFALYSLLCRHAKVGLLPNDRNANKVMHYEAGSPFRIKKETRARRAIENNKTSHYLMLLSALFGACMMIGDAVLTPAISVLSASSGLQRSLADMADIFSSSPKEQDLIAEDLNKYVPVPFACAILVCLFTLQHYGTHKIGFMFAPIIIVWLLFIGGVGIHNIVQCEPKIISAISPVYMYRFIRNIDKRSWRSLGSILLCIAGTEAMFADLGHFSRKPLQIVFVSLIYPILILCYAGQAAFISKNYENFEDFNHLSRSVPKLARHVFVVLSLLASVVGSQASLTGSFSIINQCLALGCFPRVKVIHTSDKLNGQVYIPDVNWLLMVLSLCVTIGFHDAVRIGNAAGLAIVSGMLVTSFLMSLVIALYWEKSWLVSLCFLLFFGFVEAIYLSACMLNFHKGAWSLFVFVALSLTIMLAWHYGTMKKYELDLQNKVSTEWLTDYSPGLGVARVPGIGFIFTDIVTGIPAFFSHFITNLPAFHQVLIFVSFKSLPVPHVPPSRRYLIGRVGAKTYKIFRCIVRYGYCDRIRDTDDFEEQIIRSIAEFISQEENDFESLVSPEGRMIVVGKPSPEGNAIIPVQDTCSDVGTTSVANNETPVRRKKKVRFTLPENRPKMNVFVRQELQELIDARESGTAYLLGRSHLTVRQGSSFLKQFLIKTYVVCDQNCRAHPVALNIPHAALVEVGMVYTI
- the LOC119987055 gene encoding potassium transporter 10-like isoform X2, with the protein product MGLSFVQMQKHTLLLSFQSLGVVFGRLSTAPLYVYGTIPVEEFTSSDSAYQYLSFIFWTLTIVTLLKYAIIVLRADDDGEGGPFALYSLLCRHAKVGLLPNDRNANKVMHYEAGSPFRIKKETRARRAIENNKTSHYLMLLSALFGACMMIGDAVLTPAISVLSASSGLQRSLADMADIFSSSPKEQDLIAEDLNKYVPVPFACAILVCLFTLQHYGTHKIGFMFAPIIIVWLLFIGGVGIHNIVQCEPKIISAISPVYMYRFIRNIDKRSWRSLGSILLCIAGTEAMFADLGHFSRKPLQIVFVSLIYPILILCYAGQAAFISKNYENFEDFNHLSRSVPKLARHVFVVLSLLASVVGSQASLTGSFSIINQCLALGCFPRVKVIHTSDKLNGQVYIPDVNWLLMVLSLCVTIGFHDAVRIGNAAGLAIVSGMLVTSFLMSLVIALYWEKSWLVSLCFLLFFGFVEAIYLSACMLNFHKGAWSLFVFVALSLTIMLAWHYGTMKKYELDLQNKVSTEWLTDYSPGLGVARVPGIGFIFTDIVTGIPAFFSHFITNLPAFHQVLIFVSFKSLPVPHVPPSRRYLIGRVGAKTYKIFRCIVRYGYCDRIRDTDDFEEQIIRSIAEFISQEENDFESLVSPEGRMIVVGKPSPEGNAIIPVQDTCSDVGTTSVANNETPVRRKKKVRFTLPENRPKMNVFVRQELQELIDARESGTAYLLGRSHLTVRQGSSFLKQFLIKTYVVCDQNCRAHPVALNIPHAALVEVGMVYTI